A window from Melopsittacus undulatus isolate bMelUnd1 chromosome Z, bMelUnd1.mat.Z, whole genome shotgun sequence encodes these proteins:
- the SNAPC3 gene encoding snRNA-activating protein complex subunit 3, which translates to MAAAAAAEAEAAGAAPDYEAAELYTRAFRVGALGRCWMQHLGPPDLSLAAEAAADEDAAIVAELGCEVEMVPELQEVCSIDMLMSSDKEEDPDVIPEDNSLLTLRIRKEALERREETIIVDRACRQETLAYEMESHASGKRPDSPTDLVEEGELLLTLNIFYPVIFQKHKDYKPYQTVLVLGSQKLTELRDSISCVSDFQIGGEFSCQPDQAPEHVSKDLYKSAFFYFEGIFYNDKRYPECRDLSRTVIEWSESHDRGYVNLQSDDMEDYTFNDLSLKIGFPYLFCHQGDCEHIIIITDIRLIHYDDCLDRNLYPLLIKKHWLCTRKCFVCKMYTARWVTNNDSLAPEDPCFFCDVCFQMLHYDLEGNKLGEFLAYPYVDPGIFN; encoded by the exons atggcggcggcagcagcggcagaAGCAGAGGCGGCCGGGGCTGCGCCCGACTACGAGGCGGCGGAGCTGTACACTCGTGCGTTCCGCGTGGGCGCGCTCGGCCGCTGCTGGATGCAGCACTTGGGGCCGCCCGACCTCTCTCTGGCGGCAGAGGCGGCGGCCGATGAGGATGCGGCCATTGTGGCGGAGCTGGGCTGCGAGGTGGAGATGGTGCCCGAGCTGCAGGAAGTGTGCAG CATTGATATGTTAATGTCTTCTGATAAAGAAGAGGACCCAGATGTTATTCCTGAAGATAACAGTCTGCTAACTCTACG AATTAGAAAAGAGGCAttagagaggagagaagaaacaatTATTGTGGATCGGGCTTGCAGACAAGAAACTCTTGCCTACGAGATG GAATCACATGCAAGTGGAAAGAGGCCAGACAGTCCTACAGATCTAGTTGAGGAGGGAGAGCTACTTTTAACTCTAAACATATTCTACCCTGTCATATTTCAGAAG catAAAGATTACAAACCCTATCAGACAGTCCTTGTACTGGGCAGCCAGAAGCTCACTGAGCTGAGAGACTCAATTTCCTGCGTCAGCGACTTCCAGATAGGTGGTGAGTTCAGCTGTCAGCCAGATCAAGCACCAGAACATGTAAGCAAG gATCTTTACAAATCTGCCTTCTTCTATTTTGAAGGTATCTTTTATAATGATAAAAGATACCCAGAATGCAGAGATCTCAGCAG aactgTTATTGAGTGGTCAGAATCTCATGACAGAGGCTATGTAAATCTTCAGTCCGATGATATGGAGGACTACACATTTAATGATTTGTCCCTCAAAATTGGCTTCCCATACCTTTTCTGCCACCAAGGGGACTGTGAGCACATCATTATCATCACGGACATAAG GCTCATTCATTATGATGACTGCCTGGACAGGAACCTCTATCCCTTGCTAATCAAGAAACACTGGCTATGTACCAGAAAATGCTTTGTGTGCAAAATGTATACAGCCAG ATGGGTAACCAACAATGACAGTCTGGCACCAGAGGATCCTTGTTTCTTCTgtgatgtttgttttcagatgctCCATTATGATCTGGAAGGCAATAAACTGGGGGAATTTCTTGCATATCCTTACGTCGATCCTGGAATTTTCAACTGA